A DNA window from Salarias fasciatus chromosome 23 unlocalized genomic scaffold, fSalaFa1.1 super_scaffold_20, whole genome shotgun sequence contains the following coding sequences:
- the LOC115383872 gene encoding rho GTPase-activating protein 6 isoform X2, with protein MGDSVFLDRQNSYLGDFTWSSLSGRSVRLMPVAIQSLSELERARLQEVAYTRLHQDYDLGCQITIPKDGQKRKKSLRRKLDSLAKEKSKDKESIPQAFSIPLSQVIANDRTHRQRQDGHRQDPPQREEHKDSSDLVSSILQFATKRPSNKELSSSNSSLSSTSETANESTSPNTPEAAPRARRRGGMSVDSITDLDDNQSRLLEALQLSLPTETPSKKEKHRDKRLSLNPIYRQVPRVVDSCCQHIEKYGLQTVGIFRVGSSKKRVRQLREEFDRGVDVQLDEEHSIHDVAALLKEFLRDMPDPLLTKELYTAFINTTLLDSDEQQSVTQLLIYLLPACNSDTLHRLLEFLSNVADHAHDQQDKEGQEMTGNKMTSLNLATIFGPNLLHKLKNSDKEFSVQSSARAEESTAVIAVLQRMIASYHTLFMVPPDLQNEVLMSLLETDPDVVDYLLRRKASQSPDLLQSEEGFALSERRSSSDSNKASSGEVSPYDNNSPVLSERRADSGSPASDQHSLISPGAGWGRDRDAGADPWGSKEEHANIWGTWHSTLKPALKHQTYTGSHGNMSEGSSRSSQEGLDALQHVDGRQQGALHRTQTSPGAVECRPHPPVARVCTSPQQRPRLDSPSASPHFNSSRRANSKPQGGSGEAGDRRSPPPYNARHRLAGSAQGSPQPAPPQHGRPDATPAEPRMAPQSPEWQDWQRDRWQIWQLLSSDNADTLPETLV; from the exons GGTGATTTCACCTGGAGCAGCCTGTCGGGGCGGAGCGTTCGTCTTATGCCGGTCGCCATTCAGAGCCTGTCTGAGCTGGAGAGGGCCCGTCTCCAAGAAGTAGCCTACACCCGTTTACACCAGGACTATGACCTGGGATGTCAAATAACCATCCCGAAAG ATggacagaagaggaaaaagtcTCTGCGGAGGAAATTGGACTCGCTTGCGAAGGAGAAGAGTAAAGACAAAG AATCCATCCCCCAGGCCTTCAGCATCCCCCTTTCGCAGGTCATCGCCAACGATCGGACTCACAGGCAGCGGCAGGACGGCCATCGTCAGGACCCCCCGCAGCGGGAGGAGCACAAGGACTCCTCGGACCTGGTCTCCTCAATTTTACAG TTCGCCACCAAGCGGCCGTCCAACAAGGAGCTGTCCAGCAGCAACTCGTCGCTGAGCTCCACGTCGGAGACGGCCAACGAGTCCACGTCTCCCAACACGCCCGAAGCTGCGCCGCGAGCACGCCGGAGG GGCGGCATGTCGGTGGACTCCATCACCGACCTGGACGACAACCAGTCCCGCCTGCTGGAGGCGCTGCAGCTGTCGCTGCCCACCGAGACGCCCAGCAAGAAGGAGAAGCACCGCGACAAGCGGCTGAGCCTCAACCCCATCTACCGGCAGGTGCCGCGCGTGGTGGACAGCTGCTGCCAGCACATCGAGAAATACG GTTTGCAGACGGTGGGCATCTTCAGAGTGGGGAGCTCCAAGAAGAGAGTACGACAA TTGCGTGAGGAGTTCGACCGCGGCGTCGACGTCCAGCTGGACGAGGAGCACAGCATCCACGACGTGGCGGCGCTGCTGAAGGAGTTCCTCAGGGACATGCCGGACCCGCTCCTCACCAAGGAGCTCTACACGGCCTTCATCAACACCACCT TGTTGGACTCTGACGAGCAGCAGAGTGTCACCCAGCTCCTCATCTACctgctcccagcatgcaacagcgACACCCTGCACCGCCTCCTGGAGTTCCTGTCCAATGTGGCCGACCACGCCCACGACCAGCAGGACAAGGAGGGACAGGAG ATGACCGGCAACAAGATGACGTCTCTGAACCTGGCGACGATCTTCGGGCCGAACCTGCTCCACAAGCTGAAGAACTCGGACAAGGAGTTCAGCGTGCAGAGCTCGGCCCGCGCCGAGGAGAGCACGGCCGTCATCGCCGTCCTGCAGAGGATGATCGCCAGCTACCACACGCTCTTCATG GTTCCTCCTGATCTGCAGAACGAGGTTCTCATGAGTCTCTTGGAGACGGATCCAGACGTGGTGGACTACCTCCTGAGGAGAAAAGCGTCGCA GAGTCCCGATCTGCTGCAGTCGGAGGAAGGCTTCGCTCTGAGCGAGCGCCGCTCGTCCAGCGACTCCAACAAGGCGTCCAGCGGCGAGGTGTCCCCTTACGACAACAACTCGCCGGTGCTCAGCGAGCGCCGGGCGGACTCGGGGAGCCCGGCCAGCGATCAGCACTCCCTGATATCGCCGGGGGCGGGCTGGGGCAGGGACAGGGACGCCGGCGCCGACCCCTGGGGCTCAAAAG AGGAGCACGCCAACATTTGGGGCACGTGGCACAGCACCCTGAAGCCGGCGCTGAAGCACCAAACGTACACAG GTTCCCACGGCAACATGTCGGAGGGAAGCTCCCGCAGCTCGCAGGAAGGTCTGGACGCGCTGCAGCACGTGGACGGcaggcagcagggggcgctccatCGGACTCAGACGTCGCCTGGCGCCGTGGAGTGCAGGCCCCACCCGCCGGTCGCCAGGGTGTGCACGAGCCCCCAGCAGCGCCCGCGGCTCGACAGCCCCTCGGCGTCGCCGCACTTCAACAGCTCGCGGCGGGCGAACTCCAAACCTCAAGGCGGCTCCGGCGAGGCCGGCGACAGACGCTCCCCTCCCCCGTACAACGCCCGCCACCGACTGGCCGGCTCCGCGCAGGGCTCGCCCCAGCCAGCGCCGCCACAGCACGGGAGGCCGGACGCCACGCCGGCGGAGCCCCGGATGGCGCCGCAGAGCCCGGAGTGGCAGGACTGGCAGAGGGACCGCTGGCAGATCTGGCAGCTGCTCTCCTCGGACAATGCGGACACGCTGCCGGAGACGCTGGTGTGA